Proteins encoded together in one Thermodesulfobacteriota bacterium window:
- the glnA gene encoding type I glutamate--ammonia ligase has product MSKKAVLEMAKERGAKVVDIRFLDFPGVWQHFTVPISELSESSFDDGFGFDGSSIRGWQPIHASDMLVIPDPTTAKMDPFFEVPTLVLIGDIVDPLTRVPYSRDPRNIAKKAEAYLASTGLGDTAFFGPEAEFFIFDDVRFSSNPYGSFYQIDSVEGIWNSDRDENPNLGYKPRHKEGYFPVPPTDKFQDLRTEMMMVLEGLGIDVECQHHEVATAGQAEIDMRFKPLVQMGDQLMWFKYVLKNVAYRKGHTVTFMPKPMFGDNGTGMHTHVSLWKDGQPTFAGDKYAGLSQNALYAIGGILKHGRALCAICNPTTNSYKRLVPGYEAPVNLAYSSRNRSASVRIPMYSDSPKAKRIEFRTPDPSCNGYMAFSAILMAVIDGIQNRIDPGDPLDKNIYSLTPEQLAQVPSAPGSLQEALEALQADHAFLLKGDVFTQDVIDTWIEYKTENEVDPVRLRPHPHEFLLYFDI; this is encoded by the coding sequence GCGTCTGGCAGCACTTCACGGTGCCGATCAGCGAGCTGTCCGAGTCCAGCTTCGACGACGGCTTCGGCTTCGATGGCTCCAGCATCCGCGGCTGGCAGCCCATCCACGCCAGCGACATGCTGGTCATCCCTGATCCCACCACCGCCAAGATGGACCCGTTCTTTGAGGTCCCGACCCTGGTGCTGATTGGCGACATCGTCGATCCCTTGACCCGGGTGCCGTACAGCCGGGATCCCCGCAACATCGCCAAGAAGGCCGAGGCCTATCTGGCGTCCACGGGCCTGGGCGACACCGCCTTCTTCGGCCCGGAGGCGGAGTTCTTCATCTTCGACGACGTCCGCTTCTCTTCCAACCCCTACGGCTCGTTCTACCAGATCGATTCCGTGGAGGGCATCTGGAACTCCGACCGGGACGAGAACCCGAACCTGGGCTACAAGCCCCGCCACAAGGAAGGCTACTTCCCGGTGCCGCCCACCGACAAGTTCCAGGACCTGCGCACCGAGATGATGATGGTCCTGGAGGGTCTGGGCATCGACGTCGAGTGCCAGCACCACGAGGTGGCCACCGCCGGCCAGGCCGAGATCGACATGCGCTTCAAGCCCCTGGTCCAGATGGGCGACCAGCTCATGTGGTTCAAGTACGTGCTCAAGAACGTCGCCTACCGCAAGGGCCACACCGTCACCTTCATGCCCAAGCCGATGTTCGGCGACAACGGCACCGGCATGCACACCCATGTCTCCCTCTGGAAGGACGGCCAGCCCACCTTTGCCGGCGACAAGTATGCCGGCCTGTCCCAGAATGCGCTGTACGCCATCGGCGGCATCCTCAAGCACGGCCGGGCCCTGTGCGCCATCTGCAACCCGACCACCAACTCCTACAAGCGCCTGGTGCCGGGCTACGAGGCGCCGGTGAACCTGGCCTACTCCAGCCGCAACCGCAGCGCCTCGGTGCGGATCCCCATGTATTCCGACTCGCCCAAGGCCAAGCGCATCGAGTTCAGGACCCCGGACCCGTCCTGCAACGGCTACATGGCCTTCTCGGCCATCCTCATGGCGGTGATCGACGGCATCCAGAACCGGATCGATCCCGGTGATCCCCTGGACAAGAACATCTACAGCCTCACCCCGGAACAGCTCGCCCAGGTGCCCTCCGCCCCTGGCTCCCTGCAGGAGGCGCTGGAGGCCTTGCAGGCTGACCATGCCTTCCTGCTGAAGGGCGACGTCTTCACCCAGGATGTCATCGACACCTGGATCGAATACAAGACCGAAAACGAGGTGGACCCGGTGCGGCTGCGCCCCCATCCCCACGAGTTCCTGCTTTACTTCGACATCTGA